A genomic stretch from Telmatocola sphagniphila includes:
- the thrS gene encoding threonine--tRNA ligase: MLTLQLPDGSTRQVNPGTRPREIAEGIGKRLAQAAIAAKVNGAIVDLEREIEASDQPITFQLLTDKDRESLDVLRHSCAHVMARAVMRLFPGTQLAFGPTIENGFYYDIDSPTPITEADFPKIEAEMKAIVKQAEPFERFERSIPEGRGLVADLKQRLKVEHIDEELKKYPSISFYRQGEFIDLCRGPHIPHAGKIGAFKLLSIAGAYWKNDASRKQLQRLYGTAFFTQKELDAYLLQIEEAKKRDHRLLGKQLKLFTISQQAGQGLILWMPKGATVRHLLETFIREELVKRGYSPVYTPHIGNLNLYRTSGHFPYYADAQFPPIYFNPVVQTVDTWYTLLEKGKLLPEREESFLKLVEALSRGEFPEGADDYPRYTWSQISLDMRTLLLDYREAKDEEAKKHSLKNWMSGQEGYLLKPMNCPHHIQIYKAGPKSYRDLPIKLAEFGTVYRFEQSGELGGMTRVRGFTQDDAHLFVTPEQVEAELRSELELVLFILRTLNLTDYRVRVSVRDPASSKYVGAPELWDKAEKTLLDIVKSTDLNYVIGVGEAAFYGPKIDFIVRDCIGREWQLGTVQLDYNLPNRFDLEYIGADNQRHRPVMLHRAPFGSMERFTGILIEHFAGSFPLWLAPEQARIVTVSDKFIDYARGIETQLKAAGIRVTGDYRPEKIGSKIRDGSLEKIPYLLIIGEKEQNSNTVSLRDESIPDIKQRDIGALAVADLLSRFKSEIEEKRVRNVSTATAGLTDGAAKFGE, translated from the coding sequence ATGCTGACTCTGCAACTTCCCGATGGTTCGACCCGTCAAGTGAATCCAGGTACCCGTCCTCGGGAAATCGCCGAAGGGATTGGTAAGCGACTCGCTCAAGCCGCCATCGCCGCCAAGGTGAATGGTGCGATCGTAGATCTGGAGCGCGAAATCGAGGCTTCCGATCAACCGATAACCTTCCAACTGCTAACCGACAAGGACCGGGAATCGCTGGACGTTTTGCGACATAGTTGCGCTCACGTGATGGCCCGCGCCGTGATGCGACTCTTTCCCGGAACTCAACTGGCGTTCGGGCCGACCATCGAAAACGGCTTCTATTACGACATTGACTCGCCTACTCCGATCACTGAGGCCGATTTTCCGAAAATCGAAGCGGAAATGAAAGCCATCGTCAAACAGGCCGAACCCTTCGAACGCTTCGAACGAAGTATACCGGAAGGACGAGGTCTGGTAGCCGATCTGAAACAGCGACTCAAGGTCGAGCACATCGATGAAGAACTGAAAAAATACCCCTCCATCAGCTTCTATCGGCAGGGAGAATTCATCGATCTCTGTCGGGGCCCGCACATTCCCCACGCCGGGAAAATCGGGGCATTCAAACTTTTGAGTATTGCCGGGGCTTACTGGAAAAATGACGCCAGTCGCAAACAATTACAACGACTCTATGGCACCGCGTTCTTCACCCAGAAGGAACTCGATGCTTACCTCCTGCAAATAGAAGAAGCCAAGAAACGAGATCATCGGTTGCTAGGCAAGCAACTGAAGCTATTCACCATTTCGCAACAGGCCGGCCAGGGTCTGATTCTCTGGATGCCCAAAGGCGCGACCGTTCGACACCTGCTCGAAACTTTCATTCGGGAAGAACTGGTGAAACGGGGTTATTCGCCGGTTTACACTCCTCATATCGGCAACCTGAACTTATACCGCACCTCCGGACACTTTCCCTACTATGCGGACGCCCAGTTTCCGCCGATCTATTTCAATCCGGTCGTGCAGACGGTCGATACCTGGTACACCCTATTGGAGAAAGGTAAACTCCTCCCGGAGAGAGAGGAATCTTTCCTGAAATTAGTGGAGGCGCTGAGCCGGGGCGAATTTCCGGAAGGGGCCGATGATTATCCTCGTTATACCTGGAGCCAGATCTCGCTCGATATGCGAACCCTGCTGCTCGATTACCGGGAAGCGAAGGATGAGGAAGCGAAGAAACATTCTCTTAAGAACTGGATGAGTGGTCAGGAAGGCTATCTGCTCAAGCCGATGAATTGCCCTCATCACATTCAGATCTATAAGGCCGGGCCCAAGAGTTATCGCGATCTGCCGATCAAATTGGCGGAGTTCGGTACCGTCTATCGCTTCGAGCAATCGGGTGAACTCGGCGGGATGACTCGAGTACGCGGTTTCACCCAGGACGATGCGCATCTGTTTGTCACTCCCGAGCAGGTGGAAGCCGAATTACGCAGCGAATTGGAACTGGTGCTGTTCATCCTTCGGACTCTGAATCTTACCGATTATCGCGTTCGCGTGAGCGTGCGGGATCCGGCCAGCAGCAAATATGTCGGTGCCCCTGAGCTTTGGGATAAAGCCGAAAAAACCCTGCTGGACATCGTCAAATCGACCGATCTGAACTACGTCATCGGGGTTGGGGAAGCCGCTTTTTACGGCCCGAAGATCGACTTCATTGTGCGGGATTGCATCGGACGCGAGTGGCAGCTCGGCACCGTGCAACTGGATTACAATCTCCCGAACCGCTTCGACCTGGAATATATCGGAGCGGACAACCAGAGACACCGACCGGTTATGCTGCACCGGGCCCCGTTCGGCAGCATGGAACGGTTCACCGGCATTCTGATCGAGCACTTCGCCGGGTCCTTCCCTCTTTGGCTGGCCCCCGAACAGGCAAGAATTGTGACGGTCTCCGACAAGTTCATCGACTACGCCAGGGGCATCGAAACTCAACTGAAGGCAGCAGGGATTCGAGTGACCGGCGATTACCGGCCGGAAAAGATTGGTTCGAAGATTCGAGACGGTTCCCTGGAGAAAATTCCCTACCTGCTGATCATTGGAGAAAAAGAACAAAATTCCAATACGGTCAGCCTCCGGGATGAATCGATTCCGGATATCAAACAGCGGGATATTGGAGCACTGGCCGTCGCCGATCTCTTATCGCGATTCAAGAGTGAGATCGAGGAGAAGCGAGTTCGAAACGTCAGCACGGCCACCGCCGGCTTGACCGATGGTGCGGCAAAGTTCGGCGAATAA
- a CDS encoding M16 family metallopeptidase produces the protein MIRMTALLVAILFSQPISAQDAPQKMASVEGVTEYKLSNGARVLLYPENSRPNITINMTVLVGSRHEGYGETGMAHLLEHMVFKGTPTFRNVPKAIQDHGANFNGTTNEDRTNYFETMPASDENLEFGIQLESDRLVNSFVRREDLISEMTVVRNEFERGENNPGGILNQKIHAAAYEWHNYGKSTIGNRSDIERVPIENLQAFYKKFYQPDNVVLIITGKFEEANALALVQKYLGSIPKPKRVLSDTYTEEPAQDGERSVTLRRVGTVGSVGIAYHMPAASHADWAPLNLLGNIISQQPNGRLYKALVESKKSSGVFANASNMHDPGLFMVAAQAEPAKLDDVRDTLIQVMENLGKEAFTSDEVERAKVRVKRGDERRFTDAVAMSQSLSSASALGDWRLLFIQRDRLAAVTAEDVNRVAKAYFQRQNRTVGVYIPQDKPNRISVPASPNLKDVVKDYKGGAVTEAGEVFDPTPENLDTRTKIVELDGLKVGMLAKKNRGESVSLVLTLHYGNEESLRPFVGAAGMLPNMMMAGTKKHDRESLREELDRLGIRISAGMGGGGGRRPGGGRGGAGPGGTPGQLTFSVEAKKSTLPQAITLLGEILREPSFPDEEFDTMKRRGILMQQNNRTDPAALAGNKLQRAMSPYPPDDIRYVPTMDEAIKRLEDTTLDQIQTLYKTQIGAGHGELGIVGDFDPEKTLTQIKEILKDWKSEVPVRRIERTAPKNMMANHEDIVTPDKANAVFMAGLAFPMKEGDPDYAAMRIGNYMFGGGTLSSRLGNRIRQKEGLSYGVTSSLNANPRDNAASFTINAITNPANIQKVEKAVEEELTEFLKNGPSQSELSDAQRAYLESQKASRTSDAGIASQITTNLQLGRSFSHISEMEKKINNLSPDEVRAAFLRHIDPKKIVIIRAGDFKDQK, from the coding sequence ATGATTCGAATGACGGCTCTTCTCGTAGCGATACTCTTCTCGCAACCCATTTCAGCACAGGATGCCCCGCAAAAAATGGCTTCGGTTGAGGGAGTGACGGAATACAAGCTCTCCAATGGGGCTCGAGTTCTGCTCTACCCTGAAAATAGTCGTCCCAACATAACCATAAACATGACCGTACTCGTCGGTTCCCGACATGAAGGCTACGGCGAAACCGGCATGGCTCATCTACTTGAGCACATGGTTTTCAAAGGAACCCCCACCTTCCGAAATGTTCCGAAGGCCATTCAGGACCACGGTGCGAATTTCAACGGCACTACGAATGAAGACCGCACTAACTACTTCGAGACCATGCCCGCCAGCGATGAGAATCTGGAATTCGGGATCCAACTCGAATCGGACCGACTGGTGAACAGTTTCGTCCGCAGGGAGGATTTGATCTCGGAAATGACTGTGGTTCGAAACGAATTCGAACGGGGCGAGAATAACCCGGGAGGGATCCTGAATCAGAAGATCCACGCCGCCGCTTACGAATGGCACAATTACGGCAAATCCACCATTGGCAACCGCTCGGATATCGAACGGGTACCCATCGAAAATCTGCAGGCCTTCTACAAAAAGTTTTACCAGCCAGACAACGTCGTGCTGATTATCACCGGCAAGTTCGAAGAAGCCAATGCTTTGGCGTTGGTACAGAAATACTTGGGATCGATTCCCAAACCGAAACGGGTTCTCAGTGACACCTACACGGAAGAACCGGCTCAGGACGGTGAACGCTCGGTCACCCTTCGTCGCGTTGGAACCGTCGGCTCGGTCGGGATCGCCTATCACATGCCGGCGGCTTCCCATGCCGATTGGGCTCCTCTGAATCTCCTGGGAAATATCATCTCGCAGCAACCCAACGGACGGCTCTATAAGGCACTGGTTGAATCGAAGAAATCTTCCGGCGTATTTGCCAACGCGAGCAACATGCATGACCCCGGACTTTTCATGGTCGCTGCTCAAGCCGAACCCGCCAAACTAGATGATGTTCGCGACACACTCATTCAAGTCATGGAGAATCTGGGGAAGGAAGCTTTTACCTCGGACGAGGTGGAGAGGGCCAAGGTACGCGTTAAACGGGGTGACGAACGTCGTTTCACAGACGCCGTGGCCATGTCGCAATCTTTGAGTTCGGCTTCTGCGTTAGGTGATTGGCGACTTCTGTTCATCCAGCGAGACCGCCTGGCCGCCGTGACTGCAGAGGATGTCAATCGCGTTGCCAAGGCCTATTTCCAGCGTCAGAATCGAACCGTCGGCGTATACATCCCACAGGACAAACCGAACAGAATCTCCGTCCCCGCTTCCCCGAATCTCAAAGATGTCGTCAAGGATTATAAGGGGGGTGCCGTCACCGAGGCCGGGGAGGTCTTCGATCCTACGCCGGAAAATCTCGATACCCGTACGAAGATTGTTGAACTGGATGGTCTGAAAGTTGGTATGCTCGCAAAGAAAAATCGAGGAGAATCGGTTTCGCTGGTTCTGACTCTTCATTACGGGAATGAAGAATCCTTGCGGCCATTTGTCGGCGCGGCCGGCATGCTCCCGAATATGATGATGGCCGGAACGAAAAAACATGATCGCGAATCGCTGCGCGAAGAACTCGATCGACTCGGGATTCGCATCAGCGCCGGTATGGGCGGCGGTGGCGGTCGTCGCCCTGGGGGCGGACGCGGGGGCGCGGGCCCAGGTGGCACACCAGGGCAATTGACCTTCAGCGTGGAAGCTAAAAAATCGACTTTACCGCAGGCCATCACTCTGCTCGGTGAAATTTTGCGGGAACCCTCGTTCCCCGATGAAGAATTCGACACGATGAAACGCCGGGGCATTCTGATGCAGCAGAATAATCGAACGGATCCGGCAGCGCTGGCGGGCAACAAATTGCAGCGGGCAATGTCCCCCTACCCCCCAGATGACATTCGGTACGTCCCCACAATGGACGAAGCCATCAAACGGCTCGAAGACACCACCCTCGATCAGATTCAGACGCTTTACAAAACTCAGATCGGGGCCGGTCACGGCGAACTGGGAATTGTCGGCGATTTCGATCCCGAAAAGACTCTCACACAGATCAAAGAGATTCTGAAAGATTGGAAATCGGAAGTTCCCGTGCGACGAATCGAGAGAACTGCTCCCAAGAATATGATGGCCAACCATGAAGATATCGTCACACCGGATAAGGCCAATGCCGTGTTTATGGCCGGTTTGGCCTTCCCGATGAAAGAAGGCGATCCAGACTACGCCGCGATGCGAATCGGCAACTACATGTTCGGCGGTGGCACGCTCTCGTCGCGGTTAGGCAATCGCATTCGTCAGAAAGAAGGCCTGTCCTACGGAGTGACTTCTTCCTTGAATGCAAATCCGCGAGACAATGCCGCCAGCTTCACGATTAATGCGATCACCAACCCGGCCAACATCCAAAAAGTGGAAAAAGCGGTCGAGGAAGAACTCACCGAGTTTCTGAAAAATGGTCCTTCGCAATCGGAACTGAGCGATGCCCAGCGAGCTTATCTGGAATCGCAGAAGGCAAGTCGGACATCAGATGCCGGCATCGCCAGCCAGATTACGACGAATCTTCAGCTGGGCCGAAGCTTCTCTCACATCAGCGAGATGGAGAAAAAGATTAACAATCTTTCTCCCGATGAGGTGCGTGCCGCGTTTCTACGACACATCGATCCCAAGAAGATCGTGATTATCCGTGCGGGGGATTTCAAAGATCAGAAGTAA
- a CDS encoding sialidase family protein has product MFRFGLGSLLLLAVTHCSRAVEPEFFEVFRSESEGYKSIRIPSIILAPDGTLLAFAEGRQAERDQANNKLVLKKSLDSGRTWSALKTIADGGDRSLNNPCCVVEAKTGTLFLIYQSYPAGQAEYSAKLGAGFEGDNVVRNFLIQSQDSGKTWSKPVDVTRQTKRTDNVLTMASGPGIGIQLRHGQHAGRLLFPFNDRVGMLWSIYAVYSDDLGKTWQCGEIAPEGIKTDAQGKKLSLVNEAQFAELSDGSIRFNVRRVGGTGLRKTSVSSDGGKNWSAVKDVPEQKDPTCNASIIRYTDPADGKKSRLLFCGPQSKKRENGKMFLSYDEGKTWPVQKVLTKDFFAYAVLVGLSDGSIGCLYEAENYKRMMFARFTLQWLTDNKDHFDGQ; this is encoded by the coding sequence ATGTTTCGATTCGGCTTGGGATCCCTTCTCTTATTGGCGGTCACTCACTGTAGCCGGGCCGTGGAACCTGAATTTTTCGAAGTCTTCCGCTCCGAAAGCGAAGGCTACAAATCGATTCGCATTCCCTCGATTATTCTGGCTCCCGACGGGACTTTGCTCGCCTTCGCGGAAGGGCGTCAGGCCGAGCGGGATCAGGCGAACAATAAGCTGGTTCTGAAGAAGAGCTTGGATTCTGGCCGGACCTGGTCGGCATTGAAAACGATTGCGGATGGCGGAGATCGATCTCTGAATAATCCCTGTTGCGTTGTGGAAGCGAAAACGGGCACCCTGTTTCTGATCTATCAGTCCTACCCGGCGGGGCAGGCGGAATATAGTGCCAAACTCGGCGCCGGTTTCGAAGGAGATAATGTCGTCCGCAATTTTCTGATCCAGAGCCAGGATTCGGGGAAGACCTGGTCGAAGCCCGTGGATGTGACTCGTCAGACCAAACGTACTGATAACGTATTAACAATGGCTAGCGGACCAGGAATTGGCATTCAACTCCGACACGGCCAACATGCGGGCCGGTTGCTGTTTCCCTTTAACGACCGCGTCGGCATGCTTTGGAGTATCTATGCCGTTTATAGCGACGATCTGGGAAAGACCTGGCAATGCGGTGAAATCGCACCGGAAGGCATCAAAACCGATGCCCAGGGAAAGAAGCTCAGTCTCGTAAACGAAGCTCAGTTCGCGGAACTCAGTGATGGCTCGATTCGATTTAATGTTCGCCGGGTGGGAGGAACGGGGCTGCGAAAAACGAGCGTCAGTTCCGATGGCGGCAAAAACTGGTCTGCAGTGAAGGATGTCCCCGAACAGAAAGATCCCACCTGCAATGCTTCCATCATAAGGTACACCGATCCGGCCGACGGAAAAAAGAGTCGATTGCTTTTCTGCGGCCCGCAATCCAAAAAACGAGAAAACGGCAAGATGTTTCTGAGCTACGACGAAGGAAAGACCTGGCCGGTGCAAAAGGTTCTTACCAAGGATTTCTTCGCTTACGCCGTTCTGGTCGGTTTATCTGATGGATCGATTGGTTGCCTGTACGAGGCGGAAAACTACAAGCGCATGATGTTCGCCCGATTCACGCTGCAATGGCTGACGGACAATAAGGATCATTTCGATGGTCAATAA
- the rpsG gene encoding 30S ribosomal protein S7 — protein sequence MAKKRTASKKMLKPDVRFGSDLVSKFINCMMYDGKKATATRIFYNAMDQIQSKMKDISPVDVFLQAVENVKPTVEVRSRRVGGANYQIPMPVKKDRQQSLSIRWILGACRGKTGRAMYLRLADELMAAYRREGEAMSKREQTIKMADANKAFSHFA from the coding sequence ATGGCCAAGAAGAGAACCGCTTCCAAAAAAATGCTGAAGCCCGATGTCCGCTTCGGCTCCGACCTCGTTAGCAAATTCATCAATTGCATGATGTACGACGGTAAGAAAGCTACCGCCACCCGCATCTTCTACAACGCGATGGACCAGATTCAATCGAAGATGAAGGATATCTCTCCGGTGGATGTCTTCCTTCAAGCCGTTGAGAATGTCAAGCCGACCGTCGAAGTTCGTTCCCGCCGCGTGGGGGGTGCTAACTATCAGATTCCCATGCCGGTGAAGAAAGATCGCCAGCAGAGTCTGTCGATCCGCTGGATCCTCGGCGCCTGCCGCGGCAAAACAGGCCGAGCGATGTACCTTCGCCTCGCCGATGAATTGATGGCTGCTTATCGCCGTGAAGGTGAGGCCATGAGCAAACGGGAACAGACCATCAAGATGGCTGACGCCAACAAGGCCTTCAGCCACTTCGCCTAA
- the rpsL gene encoding 30S ribosomal protein S12, producing MPTINQLVRKPRVVQKSKPKHPAMQGCPQKRGVCLQVKTMTPKKPNSALRKVARVRLSNQIEVTAYIPGEGHNLQEHSIVLVRGGRVRDLPGVRYHIVRGVLDSQGVSDRKQARSKYGAKKEGK from the coding sequence ATGCCGACGATTAATCAACTGGTTCGCAAACCTCGTGTGGTGCAGAAGTCCAAGCCGAAGCACCCCGCCATGCAGGGTTGTCCGCAGAAGCGCGGCGTTTGCCTGCAGGTTAAGACCATGACGCCGAAGAAGCCGAACTCGGCTCTGCGTAAGGTGGCCCGCGTTCGTCTCAGCAACCAGATTGAAGTTACCGCTTACATTCCCGGCGAAGGCCACAACCTTCAGGAACACTCGATCGTTCTCGTTCGCGGCGGTCGCGTCCGCGACTTGCCCGGCGTTCGCTATCACATCGTCCGTGGTGTCTTGGACAGCCAGGGCGTTTCGGATCGTAAGCAAGCTCGTTCCAAGTACGGCGCCAAGAAGGAAGGCAAGTAA
- a CDS encoding NIPSNAP family protein translates to MRALALLALLLLVSTVSAVNDKQEDKANRVFELRIYYAAPGKMDDLNARFRDHTCKLFEKHGMTLIGFWTETNPKDKVEKLIYVLGYPSKEAADKSWKAFRDDPVWNKAREASEKNGKLVDKVESYYMKPTDYSAIK, encoded by the coding sequence ATGCGTGCACTCGCGCTGCTGGCTCTATTATTACTCGTCTCGACGGTTTCGGCTGTGAACGATAAGCAAGAAGATAAAGCGAACCGCGTTTTCGAGCTGCGGATTTATTATGCCGCTCCCGGAAAGATGGACGATCTGAACGCCCGTTTTCGCGATCACACCTGCAAGCTCTTTGAAAAGCACGGCATGACTTTGATTGGTTTCTGGACCGAAACCAATCCCAAAGACAAAGTCGAGAAGTTGATCTACGTTCTTGGCTATCCCAGCAAAGAAGCAGCGGATAAGTCCTGGAAAGCCTTCCGGGATGATCCCGTTTGGAATAAAGCCCGCGAAGCTTCGGAAAAGAACGGTAAGCTGGTCGACAAAGTCGAAAGCTATTACATGAAGCCAACAGACTACAGTGCCATTAAATAA
- the rplX gene encoding 50S ribosomal protein L24: MNIRTNDLVQVISGDDKGKRGKVVRVNRKTNQVVVQGVNLVWKHVKPNRRNPQGGRLSMEMPVDVSKVAYVDPVSDKPTRVAVRFLPDGTKELYAKKSGATIRVLAKADPKYAKK; the protein is encoded by the coding sequence ATGAACATACGAACTAACGATCTGGTACAGGTTATCAGTGGCGACGATAAGGGAAAACGGGGCAAGGTTGTTCGCGTGAACCGCAAGACCAATCAGGTCGTCGTTCAGGGCGTTAACCTGGTTTGGAAGCACGTGAAGCCCAATCGACGTAATCCCCAGGGCGGTCGCCTTTCGATGGAAATGCCCGTCGATGTTTCCAAGGTCGCCTATGTGGATCCAGTAAGCGACAAGCCGACTCGGGTGGCCGTTCGCTTTCTCCCGGATGGTACCAAGGAACTGTATGCCAAGAAGAGTGGTGCTACCATTCGCGTCCTGGCGAAGGCTGATCCCAAGTACGCCAAGAAGTAA
- a CDS encoding NYN domain-containing protein, which translates to MRFLIDGYNLLYHYGLADRSRSWQANRERFVDWLRETIPNFVEWKVVFDAQKMSRLKTVPIESSPHVIIAKGISADQWIEEYLIRGNSEKWTVVSNDRQVIHSAKSTGNMAWNCDKFLDWLQSPTAPKPKIEPANLNDKPEVMSELELNQLAKIFTLKKHLP; encoded by the coding sequence ATGCGATTCCTCATCGATGGCTACAACTTGTTGTACCACTATGGTCTGGCCGACCGTTCCCGGTCCTGGCAGGCTAATCGGGAGCGATTTGTCGACTGGCTGAGAGAAACGATTCCCAATTTTGTGGAATGGAAAGTCGTTTTCGATGCTCAAAAAATGAGCCGCCTGAAAACTGTACCCATTGAAAGCAGCCCTCATGTGATCATCGCCAAGGGAATCAGCGCGGATCAATGGATCGAAGAATATCTGATTCGTGGGAATTCGGAGAAGTGGACTGTCGTTTCCAACGATCGACAAGTCATTCATTCCGCCAAAAGCACGGGGAACATGGCTTGGAACTGCGATAAATTTTTAGATTGGCTGCAGTCTCCGACCGCCCCGAAACCGAAAATCGAACCTGCAAATTTGAACGACAAGCCAGAGGTGATGAGCGAGTTGGAATTGAATCAACTGGCAAAAATCTTCACCCTGAAAAAGCACTTACCGTAA